The DNA sequence TTAAATTTTTAGCAAGCTCTTTTGTGTCGGTTTTGTTTAAGCTATCGGTGAAATTTTTTACATTTTTAACAATGCTATCAACCTCGCTTAGACCATTTTCATCAGTTAAAACCTGTGTAAATTTATCGATATTTCTTAGGATTGACTCGATGTGAGAGATATTTTCAGCTGAGAAAAAGCCATCAACTTTATCAAGGGTTTGATTTATCTTTAAAGTGATGTTTTCAGCGTTGTTTCCAAGCTTTGAAAGAAGACTCTCTTCAAGCTTTAAGATAGGCTTATCACCTGGTTTAAAATCCTTCGTGCCTCGACTTATATTTATACTAGCCACACCACTAATTGCCTGAACTTCGATACTTGCTATGCTATCAGCCTTTATAGGCAGATCCTCTCTTATCTTCATCGTGATGTTTATAAGAGCGTTTTTGTCATCGACAAAATTTATATCACTAACGCTTCCTGCTGGCACGCCGATAAATTTAACCGTAGAATCAACCTTTAGCCCGCTTGGCAGTTCGCTTGTGTGGATGTAATACTCCTTAAAATCAACCTTCGTGTTATTTTTGCTAGTCATCCACCAGATAAATATCGCAAAAGCTGTAAGGCATGCTATGAAAAACATGCCAACAATGGTATAAGAATTTCTATTTTCCATCTACTTTTTCCTCATTTTAAATAGCTCTTCAAGCGGGTTATTTTCAAGATGCTCAAGCTCTTTTATATCTCCCTCAAAGGCTATCTTTTTGTTATCTATTATCAAAAATCTATCCAAAATATCAAAAATGCTATCGGCATCATGCGTCACCATAACGACGGTTACACCGATGCTATCACGAAGCTCTTTTATGAGTGCATCCATCTGACGTGAGCTAACAGGATCAAGACCGCTATTTGGTTCGTCCAAAAATAGCACCCTAGGGCTTAGCACCAAGGCTCTTGCAAGCGCAGCCCTCTTTTTCATACCGCCACTTAGCTCGCTTGGATAGAGCATCGAAACCTCTTTTTTAAGCCCCACCTTTTGTATCCAAAACATCGCTATCTCATCGATCTGGCGCTTGTTAAATTTAGAGTACTCATGGAGCAAAACGCCCACGTTATCAAGGATCGTCATCGAGCTATAAAGTGCGCCAAATTGAAACATCGTCCCACTTTTTAGCTTTATCTCTTGCTGCTCATCAGAGCCGCTTTTCCACATATTGACGCCATCAAAAAATATATCGCCCTCGCTTGGCTTTTTTAGATATATCATCGTCTTCATAAGCGTCGTTTTACCAGCACCACTGCCGCCTAAAAAGCCGTAAATTTCAGCTTCTTTGACGCTCCAGCTCACATTATCGTGCATGATCTTATCGTCATAACTTGTCGTTATGTTTTTTCCAACTATTATCTCATTCATATTTTTAGCCACATAAAAATTATCGCAAAAAAGGCATCAAGCGCGATGACCCAAAATATCGCATTTACAACGCTAACAGTAGTCATCGCTCCAAGGCTTTGGGCGTTTTGACTAACACCAAACCCCCTCATGCACCCAATGATCGCTATTACCGCACCAAAAAACGGCGCTTTTATCATGCCAACAGCAAAGTGCCTAAGCTCGACCATCTCGCGAAATCTATTTAGATAGTCACTAAAGCTAATATCAAGTATCGTTTGGCAAATGATCATCTGCCCTAAAATGCTTATAGCGTCTGCTATAAAGATGATGACTGGCACGCAAAGCACCATGGCAATGATGCGTGGCAGCACCAAAAAGTTAAAGGGCTCAAAGCCCATCGTCTTCATCGCGTCTATCTCTTCAGTTAGCTTCATAGCGCCAATTTGTGCGGTAAAACTAGAGGCTGACCTGCCTGCCACAACGATAGCAGCGATGAGCGGGGCCACCTCTCTAAGAGTTAGTATACCCATGATCTCAACTATAAATATACTTGCCCCAAAGCTTGCAAGCATCGCACTACCAAGATATGCGAGCACGACGCCTATCAAAAAAGCGGTTAGCGAGACTATGAAAACGGCATTTACACCGCCATCTTTTATGTAGTTGCTAAATTCTCTAAACCTTAAATTTGCAGGATTAAATAAAATCCTCACGCTTTTTATCAAAAACTCGCCCAAAAACGAGCCAAACTCAAGCAAATTTACAAATCCCTCGCAAATTTTCTCTCCCAAGCGTGAGAAAAAATTTAGGCTATTGTCCGGTGGCATGTAGTTAAAGTCGATCTTCTCGTCATTTAAAAGATCAATCATCGCCTTTATCTTCTCATCATTCGTGATGATCTCAAATTTCTTACCATTTAGTGCATTTCTTAAAAGTATCAAAACAGCGTAATCAATGCTTTTTAGCTCACTAAAGTCAAATTTAACATTGCCGTTAAGTTTTTGGATTTTTTTAAAAATGCTTTGTAATTTTTTTGCATCTTTATAGCTAAACTCACCTATAAATTTTATAGTCTGAGCGCCATTTGCCACTACAAAAATGACATCATTTTTCTTTTGCAAAAAGTTCCTTTGCCTTAAAATTTCTAGATTATATTATAAATTTTGTTAAAATAG is a window from the Campylobacter concisus genome containing:
- a CDS encoding MlaE family ABC transporter permease, translating into MQKKNDVIFVVANGAQTIKFIGEFSYKDAKKLQSIFKKIQKLNGNVKFDFSELKSIDYAVLILLRNALNGKKFEIITNDEKIKAMIDLLNDEKIDFNYMPPDNSLNFFSRLGEKICEGFVNLLEFGSFLGEFLIKSVRILFNPANLRFREFSNYIKDGGVNAVFIVSLTAFLIGVVLAYLGSAMLASFGASIFIVEIMGILTLREVAPLIAAIVVAGRSASSFTAQIGAMKLTEEIDAMKTMGFEPFNFLVLPRIIAMVLCVPVIIFIADAISILGQMIICQTILDISFSDYLNRFREMVELRHFAVGMIKAPFFGAVIAIIGCMRGFGVSQNAQSLGAMTTVSVVNAIFWVIALDAFFAIIFMWLKI
- a CDS encoding MlaD family protein, with the translated sequence MENRNSYTIVGMFFIACLTAFAIFIWWMTSKNNTKVDFKEYYIHTSELPSGLKVDSTVKFIGVPAGSVSDINFVDDKNALINITMKIREDLPIKADSIASIEVQAISGVASINISRGTKDFKPGDKPILKLEESLLSKLGNNAENITLKINQTLDKVDGFFSAENISHIESILRNIDKFTQVLTDENGLSEVDSIVKNVKNFTDSLNKTDTKELAKNLNKLIASANSVFVSANSAVNGYSSLQDIVTQKVKNGEYDLRNTLSPLLREASEFLNGFDKTLREFRGALQRLEDNPYEFFFTNPVPNDKGDKK
- a CDS encoding ABC transporter ATP-binding protein, which encodes MNEIIVGKNITTSYDDKIMHDNVSWSVKEAEIYGFLGGSGAGKTTLMKTMIYLKKPSEGDIFFDGVNMWKSGSDEQQEIKLKSGTMFQFGALYSSMTILDNVGVLLHEYSKFNKRQIDEIAMFWIQKVGLKKEVSMLYPSELSGGMKKRAALARALVLSPRVLFLDEPNSGLDPVSSRQMDALIKELRDSIGVTVVMVTHDADSIFDILDRFLIIDNKKIAFEGDIKELEHLENNPLEELFKMRKK